The Malus domestica chromosome 10, GDT2T_hap1 genome contains a region encoding:
- the LOC103412394 gene encoding GDSL esterase/lipase At1g29660-like, with the protein MANEANIWFTMIVVMVILLSQSSLVYGAPQVPCFFIFGDSLADNGNNNNRRTSAKVNYHPYGIDYPAGPTGRFCNGRTTVDILAQLLGFENPIPPYATARGPEILKGLNYASGGGGIRAETSYQQGDVISLDQQLLNHKFTASRIASILRSKRSAGQYLNKCLYSVGMGSNDYINNYFLPELYPTSRLYTPEQYATVLVQQYSRQIMSLYESGARKVALIGIGLIGCTPSAISAFGTNGSACVDKLNSAAQMFNQNLVSLVDQLNTDLTDAKFIYVNSFGMGSGDPAAAGFKVVNVGCCPINSFGLCAEGQTPCQNRSEYVFWDGFHPTEALNVITAARTYSEFDPSDTYPMDISHLVQLSL; encoded by the exons ATGGCAAATGAGGCGAATATATGGTTCACGATGATTGTGGTTATGGTGATTTTACTGTCACAGTCTTCTCTTGTTTATGGAGCACCACAAGTACcttgttttttcatttttggggATTCATTGGCCGACAATGGTAACAATAACAACCGCCGGACCTCTGCCAAAGTGAATTACCATCCCTACGGGATTGACTATCCCGCCGGACCAACAGGAAGGTTTTGCAATGGCCGCACCACAGTTGACATATTAG CTcaacttttgggttttgagaatCCCATCCCACCATATGCAACTGCCAGAGGCCCAGAAATATTAAAAGGTTTGAATTATGCATCAGGCGGAGGAGGAATTCGAGCAGAAACTTCATACCAACAG GGAGATGTTATCAGCTTAGATCAGCAGCTACTGAATCACAAATTCACAGCCTCGCGCATTGCTTCTATTCTGAGAAGTAAACGATCAGCTGGGCAGTACTTGAATAAATGCTTATATTCAGTCGGAATGGGTAGCAATGACTACATTAATAACTACTTCTTGCCTGAACTTTATCCCACCAGTCGCCTATACACCCCCGAGCAATATGCCACTGTTCTCGTTCAACAATATTCTCGCCAAATCATG AGTTTGTACGAGAGTGGAGCAAGGAAGGTAGCATTGATTGGAATTGGCTTAATTGGATGCACTCCAAGTGCAATTTCAGCGTTTGGTACAAATGGGTCCGCGTGTGTTGATAAACTGAACAGTGCTGCCCAAATGTTTAACCAAAATCTTGTATCTCTGGTCGATCAGCTCAACACCGATTTGACCGATGCAAAATTCATCTATGTCAACAGCTTTGGAATGGGCTCAGGAGACCCTGCAGCTGCTG GATTCAAGGTTGTGAATGTTGGTTGCTGCCCAATAAATAGTTTTGGTCTATGTGCTGAAGGGCAAACTCCATGCCAGAATAGGAGTGAGTACGTGTTCTGGGACGGATTTCATCCTACAGAGGCCTTGAATGTCATCACTGCAGCAAGAACTTACTCAGAATTCGACCCATCGGACACTTACCCGATGGATATCAGTCACCTAGTTCAGCTTAGCCTATGA
- the LOC103446272 gene encoding GDSL esterase/lipase At1g29660-like, with protein MTATWTLMMINVVLVISLLQSCVCGEPKVPCFFIFGDSLADNGNNNRLQTPSRGNYKPYGIDFPQGPTGRFTNGRTIVDILAELLGFENPIPCFANTRGYKNIVRGLNYASASAGLRDETGSHMGENVNLNKQLLNHKSTVKRITSIMGLKQLSRQHLQKCLYSVGMGSNDYLMNYFQPKFYPTNSVQVWSKEGGLEWRTSRMHSIFNFDYKWVYMRRKFEQCSSVF; from the exons ATGACAGCAACATGGACGTTGATGATGATTAATGTTGTTTTGGTGATTTCACTATTACAATCTTGCGTTTGTGGAGAACCAAAGGTGCCCTGTTTCTTCATTTTTGGTGATTCATTGGCAGATAATGGCAATAATAACCGCCTCCAGACCCCGTCTAGAGGGAACTACAAGCCTTACGGGATTGATTTTCCCCAGGGACCAACAGGGAGGTTTACCAATGGCCGAACCATTGTTGATATTTTAG CTGAACTTCTGGGTTTTGAGAATCCCATCCCATGCTTTGCCAATACTAGGGGGTACAAGAACATTGTTAGAGGTCTGAATTATGCATCTGCCTCAGCAGGACTTCGAGATGAAACTGGCTCCCATatg GGTGAGAATGTCAATTTAAATAAGCAATTACTGAATCACAAATCCACAGTCAAGCGCATTACTTCAATAATGGGTCTTAAACAATTGTCCAGGCAGCATTTACAAAAGTGCTTATATTCAGTTGGAATGGGCAGCAACGATTATCTTATGAATTACTTCCAGCCCAAGTTTTATCCCACCA ACTCTGTACAAGTATGGAGCAAGGAAGGTGGTCTTGAATGGAGGACTAGTAGGATGCACTCCATCTTCAATTTCGACTACAAATGGGTCTACATGCGCAGAAAATTTGAACAATGCAGTTCAGTTTTTTAA
- the MADS221 gene encoding floral homeotic protein AGAMOUS isoform X2, giving the protein MAYESKSLSMDSPQRKLGRGKIEIKRIENTTNRQVTFCKRRNGLLKKAYELSVLCDAEVALIVFSNRGRLYEYANNSVKGTIERYKKASADSSNTGSVSEASTQYYQQEAAKLRAQIVKLQNDNRNMMGDALSSMSVKDLKSLENKLEKAISRIRSKKNELLFAEIEYMQKRELDLHNNNQLLRAKIAENERGQQNINVMAGGGSYEILQSQPYDSRDYFQVNVLQPNHHYNPRRDQISLQLV; this is encoded by the exons ATGGCCTATGAAAGCAAATCCTTGTCCATGGACTCTCCCCAGAGAAAATTGGGTAGGGGAAAGATCGAGATTAAGCGGATCGAAAACACAACGAATCGTCAAGTGACCTTCTGCAAGAGGCGCAATGGGTTGCTCAAGAAGGCCTATGAACTCTCTGTGCTCTGTGATGCAGAGGTTGCTCTCATAGTCTTCTCTAACCGTGGCCGCCTCTATGAGTATGCCAACAATAG TGTTAAAGGAACAATTGAGAGGTACAAGAAGGCAAGTGCAGATTCTTCAAATACTGGATCAGTTTCTGAAGCTAGTACTCAG TACTACCAGCAAGAAGCTGCGAAATTGCGTGCGCAGATAGTGAAATTGCAGAATGACAACCG GAATATGATGGGTGATGCATTGAGTAGTATGTCTGTCAAGGACCTGAAGAGCCTGGAGAATAAACTGGAGAAAGCAATTAGCAGAATCCGATCCAAAAAG AATGAGCTCTTGTTTGCCGAAATTGAGTACATGCAGAAAAGG GAACTGGACTTGCACAACAATAACCAGCTCCTACGAGCAAAG ATAGCTGAGAATGAGAGGGGCCAGCAGAACATAAATGTGATGGCTGGAGGAGGAAGCTATGAGATCCTGCAGTCTCAGCCATACGACTCTCGGGACTATTTCCAAGTGAACGTGTTACAACCCAATCATCACTACAATCCCCGCCGCGATCAGATTTCCCTTCAATTAGT ATGA
- the MADS221 gene encoding floral homeotic protein AGAMOUS isoform X1 — translation MAYESKSLSMDSPQRKLGRGKIEIKRIENTTNRQVTFCKRRNGLLKKAYELSVLCDAEVALIVFSNRGRLYEYANNSVKGTIERYKKASADSSNTGSVSEASTQYYQQEAAKLRAQIVKLQNDNRNMMGDALSSMSVKDLKSLENKLEKAISRIRSKKNELLFAEIEYMQKRELDLHNNNQLLRAKIAENERGQQNINVMAGGGSYEILQSQPYDSRDYFQVNVLQPNHHYNPRRDQISLQLV, via the exons ATGGCCTATGAAAGCAAATCCTTGTCCATGGACTCTCCCCAGAGAAAATTGGGTAGGGGAAAGATCGAGATTAAGCGGATCGAAAACACAACGAATCGTCAAGTGACCTTCTGCAAGAGGCGCAATGGGTTGCTCAAGAAGGCCTATGAACTCTCTGTGCTCTGTGATGCAGAGGTTGCTCTCATAGTCTTCTCTAACCGTGGCCGCCTCTATGAGTATGCCAACAATAG TGTTAAAGGAACAATTGAGAGGTACAAGAAGGCAAGTGCAGATTCTTCAAATACTGGATCAGTTTCTGAAGCTAGTACTCAG TACTACCAGCAAGAAGCTGCGAAATTGCGTGCGCAGATAGTGAAATTGCAGAATGACAACCG GAATATGATGGGTGATGCATTGAGTAGTATGTCTGTCAAGGACCTGAAGAGCCTGGAGAATAAACTGGAGAAAGCAATTAGCAGAATCCGATCCAAAAAG AATGAGCTCTTGTTTGCCGAAATTGAGTACATGCAGAAAAGG GAACTGGACTTGCACAACAATAACCAGCTCCTACGAGCAAAG ATAGCTGAGAATGAGAGGGGCCAGCAGAACATAAATGTGATGGCTGGAGGAGGAAGCTATGAGATCCTGCAGTCTCAGCCATACGACTCTCGGGACTATTTCCAAGTGAACGTGTTACAACCCAATCATCACTACAATCCCCGCCGCGATCAGATTTCCCTTCAATTAGT TTAA
- the MADS221 gene encoding floral homeotic protein AGAMOUS isoform X3, with protein sequence MAYESKSLSMDSPQRKLGRGKIEIKRIENTTNRQVTFCKRRNGLLKKAYELSVLCDAEVALIVFSNRGRLYEYANNSVKGTIERYKKASADSSNTGSVSEASTQYYQQEAAKLRAQIVKLQNDNRNMMGDALSSMSVKDLKSLENKLEKAISRIRSKKNELLFAEIEYMQKRELDLHNNNQLLRAKIAENERGQQNINVMAGGGSYEILQSQPYDSRDYFQVNVLQPNHHYNPRRDQISLQLV encoded by the exons ATGGCCTATGAAAGCAAATCCTTGTCCATGGACTCTCCCCAGAGAAAATTGGGTAGGGGAAAGATCGAGATTAAGCGGATCGAAAACACAACGAATCGTCAAGTGACCTTCTGCAAGAGGCGCAATGGGTTGCTCAAGAAGGCCTATGAACTCTCTGTGCTCTGTGATGCAGAGGTTGCTCTCATAGTCTTCTCTAACCGTGGCCGCCTCTATGAGTATGCCAACAATAG TGTTAAAGGAACAATTGAGAGGTACAAGAAGGCAAGTGCAGATTCTTCAAATACTGGATCAGTTTCTGAAGCTAGTACTCAG TACTACCAGCAAGAAGCTGCGAAATTGCGTGCGCAGATAGTGAAATTGCAGAATGACAACCG GAATATGATGGGTGATGCATTGAGTAGTATGTCTGTCAAGGACCTGAAGAGCCTGGAGAATAAACTGGAGAAAGCAATTAGCAGAATCCGATCCAAAAAG AATGAGCTCTTGTTTGCCGAAATTGAGTACATGCAGAAAAGG GAACTGGACTTGCACAACAATAACCAGCTCCTACGAGCAAAG ATAGCTGAGAATGAGAGGGGCCAGCAGAACATAAATGTGATGGCTGGAGGAGGAAGCTATGAGATCCTGCAGTCTCAGCCATACGACTCTCGGGACTATTTCCAAGTGAACGTGTTACAACCCAATCATCACTACAATCCCCGCCGCGATCAGATTTCCCTTCAATTAGTGTAA